The following coding sequences lie in one Halorarum halophilum genomic window:
- a CDS encoding heme ABC transporter ATP-binding protein yields the protein MIRARDLHVALGGESVLEGVSVSVDAGELVGLVGPNGAGKTTLLRALNGTLAPDSGTVEIDGADVAELSAREVARLVATVPQDTGLSFEFTVEQAVEMGRTPYVSRFGRTTSADREAVREAMERAQVAEFADRAVTTLSGGERQRLLFARALAQQTPALLLDEPTASLDINHQLRTFGLVAEAVADGKAALAAIHDLNLAARFCDRLVLLADGEVRATGSPEAVLADDALAEAFGVRTALNRDPAVDAPLVTALSDEDE from the coding sequence GTGATCCGGGCGCGCGACCTCCACGTCGCCCTCGGCGGCGAGTCGGTGCTCGAGGGCGTCTCCGTCTCGGTCGACGCGGGCGAACTCGTGGGGCTGGTCGGTCCGAACGGCGCGGGCAAGACGACGCTCCTCCGGGCGCTCAACGGGACGCTCGCGCCCGATTCGGGGACCGTCGAGATCGACGGCGCGGACGTCGCGGAGCTGTCCGCCCGCGAGGTCGCCCGGCTCGTCGCGACCGTCCCGCAGGACACCGGCCTCTCGTTCGAGTTCACCGTCGAGCAGGCCGTTGAGATGGGCCGAACGCCGTACGTCTCGCGGTTCGGCCGGACGACCAGCGCGGACCGCGAGGCCGTCCGAGAGGCGATGGAACGCGCGCAGGTCGCCGAGTTCGCGGACAGGGCCGTGACGACGCTCTCGGGCGGGGAGCGCCAGCGGCTGCTGTTCGCCCGTGCGCTCGCCCAGCAGACGCCCGCGCTCCTGCTCGACGAGCCGACCGCGAGCCTCGACATCAACCACCAGCTCCGGACGTTCGGGCTCGTCGCAGAGGCCGTCGCGGACGGGAAGGCCGCGCTCGCGGCCATCCACGACCTCAACCTCGCGGCGCGCTTCTGCGATCGACTGGTGCTCCTCGCCGACGGCGAGGTCCGCGCGACCGGGTCGCCCGAGGCGGTGCTCGCCGACGACGCGCTCGCGGAGGCGTTCGGCGTGCGGACGGCGCTGAACCGCGACCCGGCCGTCGACGCGCCGCTCGTCACCGCGCTCTCGGACGAGGACGAGTAG
- the btuC gene encoding vitamin B12 ABC transporter permease BtuC, with product MRVWARTGAWSAALLATLLAVVTVSAGVGPVPIPARTVLAAIANNVAVPVSVERVAGAADAGLVGTGMDVRYVHPFAFPVSSTHEAIVMKVRLPRIVLGAFVGVALAAAGTVMQGFFRNPMADPSIVGVSSGAAVGAVFAIVAPLALPFGIGLRGAAFVGALAAGFGVYLVATRDGRTPVATLLLAGVAVQTFLGAVVSFMLLRSGESMRRVVYWLMGHLDNATWGDVGSVALLVPVLVLVLFTYARDLNVLLLGEGDAGALGVNVERSKRSLLAVSAVLTAVAVAVSGVIGFVGLVVPHVLRLVVGPDHRILLPTSALAGGTFLVAADTVARAGAAEVPVGIVTAAAGAPFFLYLLRKREVYEL from the coding sequence ATGCGCGTGTGGGCCCGGACGGGCGCCTGGTCGGCGGCGCTTCTCGCCACGCTGTTGGCCGTCGTCACCGTGAGCGCCGGCGTCGGTCCGGTCCCCATCCCCGCCCGAACCGTCCTGGCCGCGATCGCGAACAACGTCGCGGTGCCGGTCAGCGTCGAGCGCGTCGCCGGCGCGGCCGACGCCGGCCTCGTCGGCACCGGAATGGACGTCCGCTACGTCCACCCGTTCGCGTTCCCCGTCTCCTCGACCCACGAGGCCATCGTGATGAAGGTCCGCCTCCCCCGCATCGTCCTCGGTGCGTTCGTCGGCGTCGCGCTCGCGGCCGCCGGCACCGTGATGCAGGGGTTCTTCCGCAATCCGATGGCCGACCCCTCCATCGTCGGCGTCTCCTCCGGCGCCGCCGTCGGCGCCGTCTTCGCCATCGTCGCCCCGCTGGCGCTCCCGTTCGGCATCGGCCTCCGCGGCGCGGCGTTCGTCGGGGCGCTCGCGGCCGGCTTCGGCGTCTACCTCGTCGCCACCCGCGACGGCCGGACGCCGGTCGCGACGCTGCTGCTCGCGGGCGTCGCCGTCCAGACGTTCCTCGGTGCGGTCGTCTCGTTCATGCTACTGCGCTCGGGCGAGTCGATGCGCCGAGTCGTCTACTGGCTCATGGGCCACCTCGACAACGCCACCTGGGGCGACGTGGGCTCGGTGGCCCTGCTCGTCCCCGTCCTCGTGCTCGTCCTCTTCACCTACGCGCGCGACCTGAACGTCCTCCTGCTCGGCGAGGGCGACGCGGGCGCGCTCGGCGTGAACGTCGAGCGGAGCAAGCGGTCGCTGCTCGCCGTCTCGGCGGTGCTCACCGCCGTCGCCGTGGCCGTCTCGGGCGTCATCGGCTTCGTCGGGCTCGTCGTCCCCCACGTCCTCCGGCTCGTCGTCGGGCCGGACCACCGCATCCTCCTGCCGACCAGCGCGCTCGCCGGCGGGACGTTCCTCGTCGCCGCCGACACGGTCGCTCGGGCGGGCGCCGCGGAGGTTCCGGTCGGCATCGTCACCGCGGCCGCGGGCGCGCCGTTCTTCCTCTACCTCCTCAGGAAGCGGGAGGTGTACGAGCTGTGA
- a CDS encoding PGF-CTERM-anchored ABC transporter substrate-binding protein, producing MRRYTAILLATALVLSGAVPAVAAGASAPTASDGVAGVDAPAVGGDARAVDGQFRTNGQAASCEFPFTATDATGTEVTLEERPERVTTLNPSAAQTMWEIGGKEQVVGLTQYALYLDGADSRTNVSASGMGVSVEAVVGTNPDLVLAPNASSPETVSALREAGVTVFHFAEATNVTDVRTKTTLIGQLTGNCRGAAEANAWMDANVEAAGTATADAERPTALYPLGGGYVANTGTFISAMIEAAGAENAAGQREFSTTYPQVSDEVVLELSPDYLVLTDSTTYLTEQEPYASLDAVRENNTVMVETNYLNQPAPRSVVYAVRNLTEGFHPEAAANAEFVARSEVSVETASSTASPTPDGETGDATAEPTEEPTTTDTTAAGFGAAVATLALLASALLARRGR from the coding sequence GTGCGACGATACACAGCGATCCTTCTGGCGACCGCCCTCGTGCTCTCGGGGGCGGTCCCGGCCGTCGCCGCCGGGGCCTCCGCCCCGACGGCTTCCGACGGGGTGGCGGGCGTGGACGCCCCGGCCGTCGGTGGCGACGCCCGGGCGGTCGACGGACAGTTCCGGACGAACGGACAGGCGGCCTCCTGCGAGTTCCCGTTCACCGCGACGGACGCGACGGGGACCGAGGTCACCCTCGAGGAACGGCCCGAGCGCGTGACGACGCTCAACCCCAGCGCCGCCCAGACGATGTGGGAGATCGGCGGGAAGGAGCAGGTCGTCGGCCTCACGCAGTACGCGCTGTACCTCGACGGCGCCGACTCGCGGACTAACGTCTCCGCGTCCGGCATGGGCGTGAGCGTGGAGGCGGTCGTCGGGACGAACCCGGACCTCGTGCTTGCGCCGAACGCCAGCTCCCCGGAGACCGTGTCGGCCCTCCGCGAGGCGGGCGTCACCGTGTTCCACTTCGCGGAGGCGACGAACGTCACCGACGTGCGGACGAAGACGACGCTCATCGGCCAGCTCACGGGCAACTGTCGGGGCGCCGCCGAGGCGAACGCGTGGATGGACGCGAACGTCGAGGCCGCCGGGACGGCGACCGCCGACGCCGAGCGCCCCACCGCGCTCTACCCGCTCGGCGGCGGGTACGTCGCGAACACCGGCACGTTCATCTCCGCGATGATCGAGGCCGCGGGCGCGGAGAACGCGGCCGGCCAGCGGGAGTTCTCGACGACCTACCCGCAGGTGAGCGACGAGGTCGTCCTCGAACTCTCGCCCGACTACCTCGTGCTCACGGACTCCACGACCTACCTCACCGAGCAGGAGCCCTACGCGAGCCTCGACGCCGTGCGGGAGAACAACACGGTGATGGTAGAGACGAATTACCTGAACCAGCCCGCGCCGCGCTCGGTCGTCTACGCGGTGCGGAACCTCACCGAGGGGTTCCACCCAGAGGCGGCCGCGAACGCCGAGTTCGTCGCACGGAGTGAGGTGAGCGTCGAGACCGCCTCGTCGACGGCGAGTCCGACGCCCGACGGGGAGACCGGCGACGCGACCGCCGAACCGACCGAGGAGCCGACCACGACCGACACGACCGCCGCCGGCTTCGGCGCGGCCGTCGCCACGCTGGCCCTGCTCGCGAGCGCGCTGCTCGCGCGACGCGGCCGGTAG
- a CDS encoding SHOCT domain-containing protein — MAETPRERLRENATEIAGTVVTGLWLAALFTGQSWWLAALLIGYVVVVPLVALLFGDEDDVTEWWDDGWDDLWSWGDTESDEPTRTADSDRPNNRDALATLRERYARGELTDEQFERKLERLLDSESLEDVEDRAHSRERGMRERERS, encoded by the coding sequence ATGGCCGAGACACCTCGCGAGCGCCTCCGGGAGAACGCGACCGAGATCGCCGGGACGGTGGTGACCGGACTCTGGCTCGCAGCGCTGTTCACCGGGCAGAGCTGGTGGCTCGCCGCGCTCCTGATCGGCTACGTCGTCGTCGTTCCGCTCGTCGCGCTCCTCTTCGGCGACGAGGACGACGTCACAGAGTGGTGGGACGACGGGTGGGACGACCTCTGGTCGTGGGGCGACACGGAGTCGGACGAGCCGACCCGGACCGCCGACTCGGACCGCCCGAACAACCGCGACGCGCTGGCGACGCTCAGGGAGCGGTACGCGCGCGGGGAGCTCACGGACGAGCAGTTCGAGCGGAAGCTCGAGCGACTCCTCGATTCCGAGTCGCTCGAGGACGTCGAGGACAGGGCACACAGTAGGGAGCGAGGCATGCGCGAGCGCGAGCGTTCGTAG
- the srp19 gene encoding signal recognition particle subunit SRP19 translates to MVENVLWPAYFDAALTRAEGRRVSEEQAVAEPTVDEIARAVQQVGYDATIERDKTYSREYEERGRVLVSGTEDTAKNDLVQAVAAYIGILRGE, encoded by the coding sequence ATGGTCGAGAACGTCCTCTGGCCCGCGTACTTCGACGCGGCGCTCACCCGCGCGGAGGGGCGGCGCGTCTCCGAGGAGCAGGCAGTCGCGGAGCCGACGGTGGACGAGATCGCGAGGGCGGTCCAGCAGGTCGGCTACGACGCGACGATCGAACGGGACAAGACGTACTCGCGGGAGTACGAGGAGCGCGGGCGCGTGCTCGTCTCGGGCACCGAGGACACCGCGAAGAACGACCTCGTGCAGGCCGTCGCCGCCTACATCGGCATCCTCAGGGGCGAGTGA
- a CDS encoding H/ACA ribonucleoprotein complex subunit GAR1 — translation MRRVGEVVRTAQGLAVLRVPDGEDPADIGTMVLDDSLTTVGRVVDVFGPVTHPYVAVTPKDSTALAELLGQSLYAR, via the coding sequence ATGCGCCGGGTCGGCGAGGTGGTCCGGACCGCCCAGGGGCTCGCCGTGCTGCGCGTGCCCGACGGGGAGGACCCCGCGGACATCGGCACGATGGTGCTCGACGACTCGCTCACGACCGTCGGGCGCGTGGTCGACGTGTTCGGACCCGTGACGCATCCGTACGTCGCGGTGACGCCGAAGGACTCGACGGCGCTCGCGGAGCTGCTCGGGCAGTCCCTGTACGCGCGCTGA
- the gatB gene encoding Asp-tRNA(Asn)/Glu-tRNA(Gln) amidotransferase subunit GatB: MARAAERADLEPVIGLEVHVQLETDTKVFCGCSTEPAEDEAPNTRVCPVCLGLPGSLPVLNEAAVEAAVKVGKALEADIPEETRFHRKNYYYPDLPKNFQITQYDAPLCADGRLEFSTEGERRTVNVRRAHLEEDPGSLRHVREGTESIDVRTTSVDRADYTLIDYNRAGTPLMEVVTEPDFRDPGEVRAFLEKLEEVLEYLGVFDASRDGSLRIDANLSMVPADEIDEDGTIAESTLESANRTEVKNISSHRGAEKALSYEESRQRRLIQSGGAVEQETRHFNETHGNTVSMRSKEAEKDYRYFAEADLPPLQVSGWKEEIPIPELPDARRARFREEYGLDAEAASKLTSRKAVADFYEEVAAEFDPDLAATWVADNLLGELNYRDMAVEDVTDRLDEFTRLVELVAEDEVTTKNAEETVLRTMLDEGLDPDEVIEREGLGKADDDQVTDAVDAAIEDNPDAVEDYHGGDEGAVNFLVGQVMAATGGSADPGTVNQLLRERLDD; the protein is encoded by the coding sequence ATGGCACGAGCAGCCGAGCGGGCCGACCTCGAACCCGTCATCGGGCTGGAGGTCCACGTCCAGCTCGAGACGGACACGAAGGTCTTCTGTGGATGCTCGACCGAGCCCGCGGAGGACGAGGCCCCGAACACGCGCGTCTGCCCCGTCTGTCTGGGGCTCCCCGGTTCCCTCCCTGTCCTCAACGAGGCCGCCGTCGAGGCCGCCGTCAAGGTTGGGAAGGCCCTCGAGGCCGACATCCCCGAGGAGACCCGCTTCCACCGGAAGAACTACTACTACCCCGACCTGCCGAAGAACTTCCAGATCACCCAGTACGACGCCCCCCTGTGTGCCGACGGTCGACTGGAGTTCTCGACCGAGGGCGAGCGCCGGACGGTGAACGTCCGCCGCGCCCACCTCGAGGAGGACCCCGGTAGCCTCCGGCACGTCCGCGAGGGAACCGAGTCGATCGACGTCCGCACCACTTCGGTCGACCGCGCCGACTACACGCTGATCGACTACAACCGCGCCGGCACGCCGCTGATGGAAGTCGTCACCGAACCTGACTTCCGCGACCCGGGCGAGGTCCGCGCCTTCCTCGAGAAACTGGAGGAGGTGCTGGAGTACCTCGGCGTGTTCGACGCCTCGCGCGACGGCAGCCTCCGCATCGACGCGAACCTCTCGATGGTCCCCGCCGACGAGATCGACGAGGACGGCACCATCGCCGAATCGACCCTCGAGTCCGCGAACCGGACCGAGGTGAAGAACATCTCCAGCCACAGGGGGGCCGAGAAGGCGCTCTCGTACGAGGAGAGCCGCCAGCGCCGGCTCATCCAGTCGGGCGGCGCCGTCGAACAGGAGACGCGCCACTTCAACGAGACCCACGGCAACACCGTCTCGATGCGCTCGAAGGAGGCGGAGAAGGACTACCGCTACTTCGCCGAGGCGGACCTCCCCCCGCTGCAGGTGTCGGGCTGGAAGGAGGAGATCCCCATCCCCGAACTCCCGGACGCCCGGCGCGCCCGCTTCCGCGAGGAGTACGGCCTCGACGCGGAGGCCGCCTCGAAGCTCACCTCGCGCAAGGCGGTCGCCGACTTCTACGAGGAGGTCGCCGCCGAGTTCGACCCGGACCTCGCCGCGACGTGGGTCGCCGACAACCTGCTCGGCGAACTCAACTACCGCGACATGGCCGTCGAGGACGTGACCGACCGCCTCGACGAGTTCACGCGCCTGGTCGAACTCGTCGCCGAGGACGAGGTGACGACCAAGAACGCCGAGGAGACGGTGCTGCGAACGATGCTCGACGAGGGGCTCGACCCCGACGAGGTGATCGAGCGGGAGGGCCTCGGCAAGGCCGACGACGACCAGGTCACCGACGCCGTCGACGCGGCGATCGAGGACAACCCCGACGCCGTCGAGGACTACCACGGCGGCGACGAGGGCGCGGTCAACTTCCTCGTGGGCCAGGTGATGGCCGCGACCGGCGGGTCGGCGGACCCCGGAACGGTGAACCAGTTGCTCCGCGAACGGCTGGACGACTAA